A window from Spartinivicinus poritis encodes these proteins:
- a CDS encoding chemotaxis protein CheW, producing MATHTTQSQSSEDPILQWVTFRLDDETYGINVMQVQEVLRYTEIAPVPGAPTYVLGIINLRGNVVTVIDTRQRFGLQPAEVTDNTRIVIIEAEKQVVGILVDSVAEVVYLRQSEIETAPNVGNEETAKFIQGVCNKNNELLILVELDKLMSEGEWAEIGEM from the coding sequence ATGGCAACTCATACTACACAAAGTCAAAGCTCGGAAGATCCCATCCTACAGTGGGTCACCTTTCGTTTAGATGATGAAACCTACGGCATTAATGTAATGCAGGTGCAAGAAGTATTGCGTTATACCGAAATTGCTCCTGTACCTGGTGCGCCTACTTATGTGTTGGGTATTATTAATTTGCGGGGAAATGTAGTTACTGTCATTGATACTCGTCAGCGGTTTGGTTTGCAACCGGCGGAAGTAACAGACAACACCCGGATTGTCATTATTGAAGCAGAAAAACAAGTTGTAGGGATTTTGGTTGATAGTGTGGCTGAAGTTGTTTATTTAAGGCAGTCAGAAATTGAAACGGCACCTAATGTAGGCAATGAAGAAACCGCTAAATTTATTCAGGGTGTTTGTAATAAAAATAATGAGTTATTAATTCTTGTTGAGCTAGATAAATTAATGTCAGAAGGTGAATGGGCTGAAATAGGAGAGATGTAA
- a CDS encoding DUF2802 domain-containing protein — MIGVNAVKCSCLNCIPTIHGGQRRQQPLKIIREGYMSEIAGAYLIAFSSCLFAIAAVIYCWRQKKIINKQQLAIQQLQQDIKAVGAGAIGVGQRLQQVETKLTKTIDQQEMLEQRDAEQLSYTQANKLCAMGASVEEIMDACGLSKAEAELVALVHRPSPHSSGSGKRGS, encoded by the coding sequence ATGATTGGGGTGAATGCAGTTAAATGCTCCTGCTTAAACTGCATTCCCACCATCCATGGTGGTCAGCGACGACAACAACCCCTAAAAATCATTCGAGAAGGGTATATGAGTGAAATAGCCGGGGCTTATCTAATTGCTTTTAGCAGTTGTCTCTTTGCCATTGCGGCAGTGATTTATTGTTGGCGACAAAAAAAAATAATAAATAAACAGCAGCTTGCGATTCAACAATTACAACAGGATATCAAAGCTGTAGGTGCAGGCGCTATTGGTGTAGGGCAGCGCTTGCAGCAGGTAGAAACCAAGCTGACCAAAACCATTGATCAACAAGAAATGCTTGAACAGCGTGATGCTGAACAATTGTCGTATACGCAAGCTAATAAACTCTGTGCAATGGGTGCATCAGTAGAAGAAATCATGGATGCATGTGGGTTATCGAAAGCAGAAGCTGAGTTAGTTGCGTTGGTGCACAGACCCTCTCCTCACTCGTCTGGATCAGGCAAACGAGGTAGCTGA
- a CDS encoding EscU/YscU/HrcU family type III secretion system export apparatus switch protein — protein sequence MNNTQQTAVALFYDGETAPKVTAKGSDEIAEAIITIATECEVPLYQNKELVNLLAGLELGEEIPEQLYFTIAEIIAFAYKLQGKYPKGWQDTTEKNQQENSPQNNSNQLPRLPDPDE from the coding sequence ATGAATAACACACAACAAACAGCAGTTGCTTTATTTTATGATGGTGAAACAGCACCAAAAGTAACCGCCAAAGGATCTGACGAAATCGCCGAAGCCATTATTACTATCGCCACCGAATGCGAAGTGCCTTTGTACCAAAATAAAGAGCTAGTCAATTTATTGGCTGGGTTAGAACTAGGTGAAGAAATACCTGAACAACTGTATTTTACCATCGCTGAAATTATTGCATTTGCGTACAAGCTTCAAGGAAAATACCCTAAGGGTTGGCAGGATACGACTGAAAAGAATCAACAGGAAAACAGCCCGCAAAATAATAGCAATCAGCTACCTCGTTTGCCTGATCCAGACGAGTGA